From a single Glycine soja cultivar W05 chromosome 19, ASM419377v2, whole genome shotgun sequence genomic region:
- the LOC114398481 gene encoding uncharacterized protein LOC114398481 yields MSESFLVHFILCTLPQQYTPFKISYNTHKDKWSINELMTMCVQEKERLIMEEGEKVNLTTSNSGKDRKKSVGTNKGKISTQPTIKKESKCFFYKKKGHMKKDCPKFKSWFEKKGYGKPKEASGK; encoded by the exons ATGTCTGAATCCTTCCTGgtacatttcattttgtgcacCCTACCTCAACAGTATACACCCTTCAAAatctcctacaacacacataaggataaatggtctattaatgaattgatgaccatgtgtgttcaagaaaaggagagattgataatggaagagggtgagaaggtAAATTTGACTACTTCTAATTCTGGAAAGGATAGGAAGAAGTCTGTAGGCACCAATAAAGGAAAGATTTCGACtcaaccaacaattaaaaaggagtcaaagtgtttcttctataaaaagaaaggacacatgaagaaggactgccccaaatttaaaagttggtttgagaagaaag ggtatggaaagcctaaggaagccagtgggaagtga
- the LOC114398514 gene encoding protein NSP-INTERACTING KINASE 2-like: protein MLDWVRKLHQEKKLELLVDKDLKTNYDRIELEEIVQVALLCTQYLPGHRPKMSDVVRMLEGDGLAEKWEASQSADTTKCKPQELSSSDRYSDLIDDSSLLVQAMELSGPMM, encoded by the exons ATGCTTGATTGG GTAAGGAAACTACATCAAGAGAAGAAGCTTGAGTTGCTTGTTGACAAGGATCTCAAGACTAACTATGACAGGATTGAGCTTGAGGAAATAGTTCAAGTGGCACTCTTGTGCACACAATATCTTCCGGGCCACAGGCCCAAAATGTCTGATGTTGTACGCATGCTTGAAGGTGATGGGCTTGCAGAGAAATGGGAAGCCTCACAAAGTGCTGACACTACCAAGTGCAAACCACAAGAACTCTCTTCATCAGATAGGTATTCTGACCTCATTGATGACTCTTCTTTGTTAGTCCAAGCCATGGAACTCTCAGGCCCtatgatgtga